In Rhizobium sp. CIAT894, the genomic window GAAGCGCAATTTGCTGCGACACGGCCGACGGCGAGACGTGTAAGGCTTCTGCCACCGCCGCCATGGTCTTGCGGATCGACAGTTCGCGCAGTGCCCGCAGACGTCCGACATCCATAACGACCTCCTCGCAGCCCCGAAATCATTAGCATATCTGAACGTATAAGCAAATATTATTAACTTTTTCTGGCGTTTCGATCGATCTAGGGTCCGCCTCACGAATTCGAGGAATTGGAGAACTCAGATGACCAACGCTGCAAGGGTGCATTTCAACACCACCGTCCAGGAGGCTGATCCACTCGTCGCCGATGCCCTCGCGTCCGAGCGGGCCCGCCAGCAGAACCAGATTGAGCTCATCGCTTCAGAGAATATCGTCAGCCGTGCGGTTCTCGACGCCTTGGGGCACGAGATCACCAATAAGACACTCGAAGGCTATCCGGGCAATCGTTTTCACGGTGGCGGGCAGTTCGTCGACATTGCCGAGCAGGCCGCGATCGACCGCGCCAAGCAGCTGTTCAATTGCGGCTACGCCAACGTTCAGCCGCACTCGGGGACGCAGGCCAACCTGGCCGTCTTCTTCCTGCTTCTCAAGCCAGGCGAAAAGGTGCTTTCGCTCGACCTCGCGGCCGGCGGCCACCTGTCGCACGGCATGAAGGCGAACCTGTCGGGCCGCTGGTTCGACGCCAACAATTACAGCGTCAACCCGCAGAACGAGGTCATCGACCTTGATGAGATGGAACGCATCGCCGAAGAAATCCGCCCGAAGCTGCTGATAACAGGTGGTTCGGCATATCCGCGCGAACTCGACTTCGAGCGCATGTCGAAGATCGCAAAGAAGGTCGGCGCCCACTTCCTGGTGGATATGGCCCATATCGCCGGCCTCGTTGCCGGCGGCGTCCATCCTTCGCCGTTCCCGCATGCCGACATCGTGACCTGCACCACCACCAAGACGCTACGCGGTCCGCGTGGCGGCCTGATCCTCACCAACAACGAGGAATGGTACAAGAAGCTGCAGGCGGCAGTGTTTCCCGGCGTCCAGGGATCGCTGCACAGCAACGTCCTGGCCGCCAAGGCGATCTGCCTGGGTGAAGCCCTCCGCGACGATTTCAAGCTCTATGCCCGCCAGGTCGTTGAAAACGCGAAGGTTCTCGCCGAAACGCTGGCGGATCGTGGCGTTCGCATCGTTTCCGGCGGCACCGATACCCACATCATCCTGCTCGATCTGTCGAGCAAGGGACTGCTTGGAAAACAGGCTGAGACGCTGCTCGCCAGGGCGAATATCACATCCAACAAGAACCCGATCCCCGGCGACAGCCCTCGTCCTCCGGAGTGGGTCGGCATGCGCCTTGGCTCCTCCGCTGCGACGACACGTGGCTTGAAGGAGGAGGAATTCCGGGTTCTCGGCCATGTCATCGCGGATCTCATTGACGCCGAGACAGAGGGCAGGACCGACGAGATCGTCGGAACTGCCAGAGCGAAGATCGCGGAATTGACCGAGAAGTTCCCGGTCTACGGCCACTAAGGCAACGTACCCATGCGGAAATGCCCCGCCCACATCTCCGGGCGCGGCATTTTGCTGGTTCGAGCTTGGATGCAATGGAGCACCCCATGGGAATGGACAGATTCACACGCGCCGCAAACATCGATGGCAAAGAGTACGCAGCAGGGCTCTTGCAGCGCATCAAGGCCGATGTCGAAACGCTGGAGGCAACGACTGGGGCCGTTCCCGGTCTGGCCGTCGTTCTGGTGGGGCACGACCCGGCAAGCGCAATTTATGTGGCTTCAAAGCACCGTCAGACGGTTGCCGCCGGAATGAAGTCCTTCGAATACCGGCTTGCTCAGGAAACCACGCAGGGCGAACTTCTAGACCTAGTGCATCACCTTAACAACGATTCAGAAGTGCATGGAATTCTTGTTCAGTTGCCGCTGCCGGCGCATTTGGATCCGAACGCCGTGATCCAGGCCATCAATCCCGACAAGGATGTCGACGGCTTCCATGTGTCGAATGCGGGCCGCCTTGCAACGGGCAACCCGGCTTTGGTTCCCTGCACCCCTCTCGGCTGCATGATGCTCATCAAGGATACGCTCGGCGAGAGCCTCTCCGGCCTTCATGCCGTCATCGTCGGCAAGTCCAACATCGTCGGAAAACCGATGGCGCAGATGCTGATGAATGCCCACTGTACCGTCACGGTCGTTCACTCGCAGACGAGGAACGCGGCAGAACTTTGCCGGGCGGCCGACATTCTTGTCGTCGCGGCCGGTCGGGCGGGCCTGGTTCGGGGTGACTGGATCAAGCCCGGCGCCGTCGTGATCGACGTCGGCATCAACCGGATACAGGACGGCGAAAAATCGCGGATCGTCGGCGACGTGGCATATGGCGAAGCCGGCCACGCGCGCGCCATCACGCCGGTGCCGGGCGGCGTCGGCCCGATGACGATCGCATGCCTGCTGTCCAACACGCTCACCGCATTCCGCCGCCACCACGCGATGATCGCCGCGGCCTGAGACGACGAACAAGGAGATAGACATGACCATCACGGCCCCTCGCTACGCTCTGCGTGTCGCATGCCCGTCGATCCGCGGCGTGACGGCCGCCATCGCCGGCTATCTCTCCCAGAACGGCTGCAACATCTCCGACAGCGCGCAATTCGACGACGCTGACACCGGACGCTATTTCATGCGGATCAGTTTCCAGCCGTACGACGGCCATACGCTTGACCAGCTTCGTCAAGGCTTCGAGCCGATCGCCGACAAGTTCGAGGCGAAGGCCGAATTTTTCGATGAGACCGAAAAGAAGAAGGTGATCCTGATGGTGAGCCGCTTCGGACACTGCCTGAACGATCTCCTCTATCGCTGGCGCATCGGGGCGCTGCCGATCGACATCGTCGGCGTGATCTCCAACCATACGGATTACCAGCGGGTCGTCGTGAACCACGACATCCCGTTCCACTGCATCAAGGTGACTAGGGAAAACAAGCCGGAGGCCGAGGCGAAGCAGATGCAGATCGTCGAGGAGTCAGGCGCCGAACTCATCGTGCTGGCCCGCTACATGCAGGTCCTGTCCGACGACATGTGCCGCAGGATGTCCGGCAGGATCATCAACATCCACCATTCGTTCCTGCCGAGCTTCAAGGGCGCCAATCCCTATAAGCAGGCATTCGAACGGGGCGTGAAGCTCATCGGCGCGACCTCGCACTACGTCACCGCAGACCTCGACGAAGGCCCGATCATCGAGCAGGACATCGTCCGCGTGACACATGCGCAGAGCGGCGAGGACTATGTGAGCCTCGGCCGTGACGTTGAAAGCCAGGTGCTCGCCCGAGCCATCCACGCCCACATCCATGGCCGGGTATTCATCAACGGCAACAAGACCGTCGTATTCCCGGCTTCCCCCGGTTCATACGCGTCGGAGCGCATGGGTTGAGCGCTGCTTAGCCCACGCTCATGTCACGATGCGGGATTGCCCATATTCGTGGGCAACTCTCCTTAGTGACGGAACGCGATCCTGCGCGGCTTGACAATGTGACGGAGTGCGTTGCATTTTCGCCACATTGCGTTGCTTAAAGGTCACGCAAGGGTTTTGGACATTCGCTCCCGATCGAGTCGTTGCAGCGCTGGCTTTCTTGAGCCGGCGTTCTTTGGTTTCGATCGGATGGCGAGGGCGGCGGGTGCCGTCTGAAGAGAGGCCGAATGACGCAGGATGGGGTATCGCCGGCGGCGGCGGGCGAGGCGGTGACCACGGTGACCGATCGTCGCGCCCTTTTCGCCGTGCCTGGCCTGGTGCTCGCCGGCGGCGCGCTCCTCTGCGCCACGGCCACACTTTTCGTGCTGCTCGGCCTGACCCCGATCGCGCCGAGTTCGCATGTCGTCATCACCTCGGTCATCGTCAATTCCTTCTTCGTGCTGACGCTGCTGGCGCTGATCGCCCGCGAGGTGGCAAGGCTGCTCAAGGCGCGCACCCGGGGCAGGGCGGCGGCACGCCTGCATATCCGCATCGTCGTGCTTTTCTCGATCGTCGCGATCACGCCGGCGATTCTCGTCGCCATCTTCGCGAGCATCACGCTGAATGCCGGCCTCGACCGCTGGTTTGCGCTGCGCACCCAGTCGATCGTCAGCTCGTCGCGCAATATCGGCCAGGCCTATATGATGGAGAATGCCAGCTATCTGCAGGGGCAGACGGTCTCCATGGCCAACGATCTGGAGCGCAATCGCGCACTCTACAGCCTCGACAGAACGGGTTTCGCCGACCTGATGACGCGCCAGGCGAGGGGCCGCGGCCTGCTCGGTTCCTTCCTCGTCGAGCGCGACGGCTCGGTGATCGTCCAGGCCGATATTTCCACCGAAAAACCTCTGCCGGCGATCCCGCAGGATGCGCTGGAAAAGGCCGCTGCCGGCCAGCCGACGCTGATTCCGCCCGGTGTTACCAACCTCGTCGGCGCCATCATCAAGCTCGATGCCATCCAGGGCACCTTCCTCTATACGGTGCGCGCCGTCGATCCGAAGGTCATGGGCGCCATGCGGATGATGGAGGAGAACGCCACCGAATACCGCTCGATGGAGGCCAACCGCTTCTCGTTGCAGGTCGCCTTCGCCGTGCTCTATATCGGCTTCGCGCTGATCGTGCTGCTTGCGGCGATCTGGACGGCGATCGCCGTTGCCGACCGCATCGTCCGGCCGATCCGCCTGCTGATCACCGCGGCCGACAGCGTCGCATCGGGCAATATGGATATCGTCGTGCCGGTGCACGCCGTCGATGGCGACGTCGCCAACCTGTCGCGCACCTTCAACAAGATGATCTCGGAAATCCGCACCCAACGCGACGAGATCCTCGAAGCCAAGGACGAGGTCGACGACCGTCGCCGCTTCATCGAAGCGGTGCTTTCGGGCGTGACCGCTGCCGTCATCGGCGTCGAGCAGGATCGCCGCATCGCCATCGTCAACAGTTCGGCCGAGACGCTGATGTCGCTGTCTGCCGACGAGATGCTCGGCAAGCAGCTGGCCGATATTGCGCCTGAGGTCGATCAGGTGCTGACCGAAGCGGCGGCGCGTCATCGCGGCGATTTCCGCAAGCAGATCGCGCTGGTGCGCGGCGGCACGGTGCGCACACTGAGCGTGCAGGTCACCCGCGAGGAAGTGCGCGACATGAGCGAATCCTACGTGATCACGCTCGACGACATCACCGACCTCGTCATCGCCCAGCGCTCGACCGCCTGGGGGGATGTGGCAAGGCGCATCGCCCACGAGATCAAGAACCCACTGACGCCGATCCAGCTTTCGGCCGAGCGCATCCAGCGCCGCTACGGCAAGCAGATCGACCCGGACGACCGCACCGTCTTCGACCAGTGCACCGATACGATCATCCGCCAGGTCGGCGATATCGGCCGTATGGTCGACGAATTCTCCGCCTTCGCCCGCATGCCGAAGCCGACCAAGGAACCGAGCGACCTGCGCGATATCCTTCGCGACGCGATCTTCCTGCGCGAGATGGGCAATCATCACGTCAGCTTTGCGCAGGATTTCGGCGAGCAGCCGCTGGAGGGCCTGTTCGATAGCCGCATGCTCGGCCAGGCTTTCGGAAATCTGATCAAGAATGCCGTGGAGGCGATCGAAGCCGTCCCGAGCGACGAACGCGACGAACGCAAGATCCTCGTTCGCGCCGCCTTCGATGCCGGCCGCGACCGCTTCACCGTCGATGTCATCGACAATGGCCGCGGCCTGCCCGTGGAGAACCGCCACAGCATTCTGGAACCCTATATGACGATGCGCGAGAAGGGCACCGGCCTCGGTCTCGCCATCGTCAAGAAGATCATCGAGGAACATGGCGGGCAGCTCGAGCTGCACGATGCGCCCGCCGATTTCGACCGGGGAAGAGGGGCCATGATCCGCGTGCATCTGCCGCGCCGGGATCCGACGCCCGCTGCTCCCGCAGCCAATGACAAGGAAAGCGTTTATGGCCTCTGATATTCTCGTCGTCGACGACGAGCACGATATTCGCGAGATCGTTTCCGGCATTCTCTCGGACGAGGGACACGAAACGCGCACGGCCCATGACAGCGACAGTGCGCTGGCGGCAATATCCGACCGCGTGCCGCGGCTGATCTTCCTCGATATCTGGATGCAGGGCAGCAAGCTCGACGGTCTGTCGCTGCTCGACGAGATCCGCACCCGCCATCCGGACTTGCCCGTGGTGATGATATCAGGTCATGGCAACATCGAGACCGCCGTTTCGGCGATCAAGCGCGGCGCGTTCGATTTCATCGAGAAACCCTTCAAGGCCGACCGGCTGATCCTGATTGCCGAGCGGGCGCTGGAAAATTCGAAGTTGAAGCGCGAGGTCTCCGAGCTGAAGCGGCGCACCGGCGATGCGCTGGAGCTGATCGGCACCTCGGTCGCCGTTTCGCAGCTGCGCCAGACGATCGAGAAGGTCGCGCCGACCAACAGCCGCATCATGATCCTCGGCGCCTCCGGTTCCGGCAAGGAGCTGGTTGCGCGGATGATCCACAAGAAGTCGGCCCGTGCTAACGGCCCATTCGTGGCCATCAACGCTGCCAACATCACGCCCGATCGCATGGAGGTGGCGCTGTTCGGCACGGAGGGGACGCCCGGCCAGGCGCGCAAGATCGGCGCGCTCGAGGAAGCCCATCGCGGCATCCTCTATCTTGACGAAGTCGGCGAGATGCCGCGCGAGACGCAGAACAAGATCCTCCGCGTGCTGGTCGATCAGCAGTTCGAGCGTGTCGGCGGCTCCAAACGCGTCAAGGTCGATGTCCGGATCATCTCCTCGACCGCCTATAATCTCGAAAGCCGCATCACCGAGGGATGGTTCCGCGAGGATCTCTATCATCGCCTCG contains:
- the glyA gene encoding serine hydroxymethyltransferase produces the protein MTNAARVHFNTTVQEADPLVADALASERARQQNQIELIASENIVSRAVLDALGHEITNKTLEGYPGNRFHGGGQFVDIAEQAAIDRAKQLFNCGYANVQPHSGTQANLAVFFLLLKPGEKVLSLDLAAGGHLSHGMKANLSGRWFDANNYSVNPQNEVIDLDEMERIAEEIRPKLLITGGSAYPRELDFERMSKIAKKVGAHFLVDMAHIAGLVAGGVHPSPFPHADIVTCTTTKTLRGPRGGLILTNNEEWYKKLQAAVFPGVQGSLHSNVLAAKAICLGEALRDDFKLYARQVVENAKVLAETLADRGVRIVSGGTDTHIILLDLSSKGLLGKQAETLLARANITSNKNPIPGDSPRPPEWVGMRLGSSAATTRGLKEEEFRVLGHVIADLIDAETEGRTDEIVGTARAKIAELTEKFPVYGH
- a CDS encoding sigma-54 dependent transcriptional regulator, which produces MASDILVVDDEHDIREIVSGILSDEGHETRTAHDSDSALAAISDRVPRLIFLDIWMQGSKLDGLSLLDEIRTRHPDLPVVMISGHGNIETAVSAIKRGAFDFIEKPFKADRLILIAERALENSKLKREVSELKRRTGDALELIGTSVAVSQLRQTIEKVAPTNSRIMILGASGSGKELVARMIHKKSARANGPFVAINAANITPDRMEVALFGTEGTPGQARKIGALEEAHRGILYLDEVGEMPRETQNKILRVLVDQQFERVGGSKRVKVDVRIISSTAYNLESRITEGWFREDLYHRLAVVPVRVPQLAERREDIPFLVDQLMRQISEQAGIRPRRIGDDAMAVLQAHDWPGNIRQLRNNIERLMILARTDGPDAPITADMLPTDLGDMLPKVSAKNDYHIMTLPLREAREMFEKDYLIAQINRFGGNISRTAEFVGMERSALHRKLKSLGV
- a CDS encoding PAS domain-containing sensor histidine kinase, translated to MTQDGVSPAAAGEAVTTVTDRRALFAVPGLVLAGGALLCATATLFVLLGLTPIAPSSHVVITSVIVNSFFVLTLLALIAREVARLLKARTRGRAAARLHIRIVVLFSIVAITPAILVAIFASITLNAGLDRWFALRTQSIVSSSRNIGQAYMMENASYLQGQTVSMANDLERNRALYSLDRTGFADLMTRQARGRGLLGSFLVERDGSVIVQADISTEKPLPAIPQDALEKAAAGQPTLIPPGVTNLVGAIIKLDAIQGTFLYTVRAVDPKVMGAMRMMEENATEYRSMEANRFSLQVAFAVLYIGFALIVLLAAIWTAIAVADRIVRPIRLLITAADSVASGNMDIVVPVHAVDGDVANLSRTFNKMISEIRTQRDEILEAKDEVDDRRRFIEAVLSGVTAAVIGVEQDRRIAIVNSSAETLMSLSADEMLGKQLADIAPEVDQVLTEAAARHRGDFRKQIALVRGGTVRTLSVQVTREEVRDMSESYVITLDDITDLVIAQRSTAWGDVARRIAHEIKNPLTPIQLSAERIQRRYGKQIDPDDRTVFDQCTDTIIRQVGDIGRMVDEFSAFARMPKPTKEPSDLRDILRDAIFLREMGNHHVSFAQDFGEQPLEGLFDSRMLGQAFGNLIKNAVEAIEAVPSDERDERKILVRAAFDAGRDRFTVDVIDNGRGLPVENRHSILEPYMTMREKGTGLGLAIVKKIIEEHGGQLELHDAPADFDRGRGAMIRVHLPRRDPTPAAPAANDKESVYGL
- the purU gene encoding formyltetrahydrofolate deformylase; translation: MTITAPRYALRVACPSIRGVTAAIAGYLSQNGCNISDSAQFDDADTGRYFMRISFQPYDGHTLDQLRQGFEPIADKFEAKAEFFDETEKKKVILMVSRFGHCLNDLLYRWRIGALPIDIVGVISNHTDYQRVVVNHDIPFHCIKVTRENKPEAEAKQMQIVEESGAELIVLARYMQVLSDDMCRRMSGRIINIHHSFLPSFKGANPYKQAFERGVKLIGATSHYVTADLDEGPIIEQDIVRVTHAQSGEDYVSLGRDVESQVLARAIHAHIHGRVFINGNKTVVFPASPGSYASERMG
- the folD gene encoding bifunctional methylenetetrahydrofolate dehydrogenase/methenyltetrahydrofolate cyclohydrolase FolD, which gives rise to MGMDRFTRAANIDGKEYAAGLLQRIKADVETLEATTGAVPGLAVVLVGHDPASAIYVASKHRQTVAAGMKSFEYRLAQETTQGELLDLVHHLNNDSEVHGILVQLPLPAHLDPNAVIQAINPDKDVDGFHVSNAGRLATGNPALVPCTPLGCMMLIKDTLGESLSGLHAVIVGKSNIVGKPMAQMLMNAHCTVTVVHSQTRNAAELCRAADILVVAAGRAGLVRGDWIKPGAVVIDVGINRIQDGEKSRIVGDVAYGEAGHARAITPVPGGVGPMTIACLLSNTLTAFRRHHAMIAAA